A stretch of the Sorangium aterium genome encodes the following:
- a CDS encoding transposase, whose product MSQPRQIAPGATYLITRRVLRRHLLFRPDAAITQLLVYALAVSTRRYGISVHALCAMSTHLHLVVTDANGVLPRFLQFFHRIVALGTKVLRAWEGPVWDHEATSVVRLLTRAAVVEKIAYVLANPVAAGLVPHAHEWPGAKVKVGEIGLGVLCAARPAAYFDPKNPQWPEEATLSLALPPTIDHDRAEDFRHAIAAELERQELQAQAEVKQQGRRFLGAEQAGKVSPHERVTSLEAPRSGNPTFAVGRKQGDAWRVARAAVRGFRALYRAALDRWRAGVRSVVFPAGTWWMCTFHGANTADVVLTV is encoded by the coding sequence ATGAGCCAGCCCCGCCAGATCGCGCCCGGCGCAACCTACCTGATCACCCGTCGCGTCCTGCGCCGGCATCTCCTCTTTCGCCCCGATGCAGCCATCACTCAGCTCTTGGTCTACGCCCTCGCGGTCTCGACCCGTCGCTACGGCATCAGCGTCCACGCGCTTTGCGCGATGTCGACGCACCTGCACCTCGTCGTGACCGATGCGAACGGCGTTCTGCCGCGCTTCCTGCAGTTCTTCCATCGCATCGTCGCGCTGGGCACGAAGGTGCTTCGCGCGTGGGAAGGGCCGGTGTGGGACCACGAAGCCACGAGCGTGGTGCGGCTACTGACACGCGCGGCGGTCGTGGAGAAGATCGCCTATGTCCTCGCAAACCCTGTGGCCGCTGGACTCGTCCCGCATGCGCATGAGTGGCCGGGCGCCAAGGTGAAGGTGGGCGAGATCGGCCTGGGCGTGTTGTGCGCAGCGCGTCCCGCCGCATACTTCGACCCGAAAAATCCACAGTGGCCGGAGGAAGCTACACTGTCACTCGCGCTGCCGCCGACCATCGACCATGACCGCGCGGAAGACTTTCGCCATGCCATCGCCGCCGAGCTCGAGAGGCAGGAATTGCAGGCGCAAGCGGAGGTGAAGCAGCAAGGGCGCCGCTTCCTTGGCGCGGAGCAAGCCGGCAAGGTCTCACCTCATGAGCGCGTCACGAGCCTCGAGGCGCCGCGCTCTGGCAATCCAACGTTTGCAGTCGGCCGCAAACAGGGCGACGCATGGCGCGTGGCTCGTGCCGCTGTGCGCGGGTTTCGCGCCTTGTACCGCGCGGCGCTCGATCGGTGGCGTGCCGGAGTGCGCAGCGTGGTATTCCCGGCAGGAACGTGGTGGATGTGCACGTTTCACGGCGCCAACACGGCCGATGTCGTGCTCACGGTGTAG
- a CDS encoding S8 family peptidase produces the protein MRVALIDSGVDASHPALRAAALRHVALVQRGAGGGAYGVAPCAPGDLSGHGTACAGIVHRMAPAAEITSVRALGDDGRCSRDGLVAALRFCVGERFSVVNLSLGIDIPKNAPLRPGDYRSLVELYEVADAAYTAEVVLVAAGPNAAAFRTYPGRFKSLIGVGRGAFQDPEALRSELTLDHEILAPGDDVLAPAPGGGERRWTGTSFAAPHVTAHVARIRAAWPELSIEAVKAALHGLARGARGEGVEERGAPA, from the coding sequence GTGCGCGTCGCGCTGATCGACTCCGGCGTCGATGCCTCGCACCCCGCGCTGCGCGCAGCGGCGCTGCGGCACGTCGCCCTGGTCCAGCGCGGCGCTGGCGGCGGCGCGTACGGGGTCGCGCCGTGCGCTCCGGGAGATCTCAGCGGGCACGGGACGGCGTGCGCGGGCATCGTCCACCGCATGGCGCCCGCGGCCGAGATCACGAGCGTCCGCGCGCTCGGCGACGACGGGCGGTGCTCGCGTGACGGGCTCGTCGCCGCGCTGCGCTTCTGCGTCGGCGAGCGATTTTCTGTGGTCAACCTGAGCCTCGGCATCGACATCCCGAAGAACGCGCCGCTCCGCCCGGGCGACTACCGCTCGCTGGTCGAGCTCTACGAGGTCGCGGACGCCGCCTACACCGCGGAGGTCGTGCTCGTGGCCGCCGGCCCGAACGCGGCGGCGTTCCGCACCTATCCAGGGCGCTTCAAGTCGTTGATCGGCGTCGGTAGAGGGGCCTTCCAGGACCCGGAGGCGCTCCGGAGCGAGCTCACGCTCGACCACGAGATCCTCGCGCCCGGCGACGACGTGCTCGCGCCCGCGCCCGGCGGCGGCGAGCGGCGCTGGACCGGCACGTCGTTCGCTGCGCCCCACGTGACCGCGCACGTCGCGCGCATCCGCGCCGCCTGGCCGGAGCTCTCGATCGAGGCGGTGAAGGCGGCGCTGCACGGGCTCGCGCGCGGGGCGCGCGGCGAGGGGGTGGAGGAGCGCGGTGCTCCCGCTTGA